A section of the Lynx canadensis isolate LIC74 chromosome A1, mLynCan4.pri.v2, whole genome shotgun sequence genome encodes:
- the LOC115501603 gene encoding immunity-related GTPase family M protein 1-like translates to MTQPTPSLHTPLCTSFTSAVQYNMGWSFLPKETALNIEKALREGKLLEVVSVVRGTLERASRSPVNIAVTGDSGNGMSSFINALWGIGHEDEASAPTGVVRTTQIPICYSSSLFPNVVLWDLPGTGAATQSLENYMEEMQFSQYDFFIIIASEQFSMNLVKLAKTIQGMGKRFYIVWTKLDRDLSTTTLSEERLLQNIRENIQETLQKERVHEPITFLVSSFDPLSHDFPELRSILHKDVSDIRYHGPLENLSHTYKKVINDKVTVLQEKIASKSFQDSLGIWNADDLEECLNAYHLLFGVDDVSLQQMAQCMGKPTEEYRAIMKSRDLQTVLRGDWELSCMNCNTASYLYSILRYVPLLGNAIINCLRKWIHRLLLEIVAEDTRAILKKILTDSII, encoded by the coding sequence ATGACACAGCCCACCCCATCCCTTCATACCCCATTATGTACATCCTTCACCTCTGCTGTGCAATACAATATGGGCTGGAGCTTCTTACCTAAGGAGACTGCCTTAAACATAGAAAAGGCTCTGAGAGAAGGGAAGTTGCTGGAGGTGGTCTCTGTGGTCAGGGGAACCCTGGAGAGAGCATCCAGATCCCCAGTGAACATTGCTGTAACTGGAGACTCCGGCAATGGTATGTCTTCCTTCATCAATGCACTATGGGGAATTGGGCATGAGGATGAAGCATCAGCCCCCACTGGGGTGGTGAGGACCACCCAGATTCCCATTTGCtactcttcttccctctttcccaatGTGGTGCTGTGGGATCTGCCTGGCACAGGGGCTGCCACCCAAAGCCTGGAGAACTATATGGAGGAGATGCAGTTTAGCCAGTATGACTTCTTCATCATTATTGCATCTGAACAGTTCAGCATGAATCTCGTGAAACTTGCTAAAACCATTCAGGGCATGGGAAAGAGGTTCTACATCGTCTGGACCAAGCTGGACAGGGACCTCAGCACAACTACCCTCTCAGAGGAACGACTCCTGCAGAATATCCGAGAGAATATCCAGGAAACTCTCCAGAAGGAGAGAGTGCATGAACCCATCACATTCCTGGTCTCCAGCTTTGACCCCTTATCGCATGATTTCCCAGAGCTTAGGAGCATCTTGCACAAAGACGTCTCTGACATCAGGTACCATGGTCCTCTAGAGAATCTGTCCCACACTTATAAGAAGGTCATTAATGACAAAGTGACCGTTTTGCAGGAGAAAATAGCCTCCAAGTCTTTCCAGGACTCCCTTGGCATCTGGAATGCAGATGATCTGGAGGAGTGTCTGAATGCCTACCACTTGCTCTTTGGTGTGGATGATGTATCTCTCCAGCAGATGGCTCAGTGCATGGGGAAACCCACGGAGGAATACAGGGCCATTATGAAATCTAGGGATCTGCAGACTGTCCTCAGAGGGGACTGGGAATTATCTTGCATGAACTGTAATACAGCCTCTTACTTATATTCAATTTTGAGATACGTCCCACTGTTAGGTAATGCTATTATCAACTGCCTGAGAAAGTGGATACACAGACTTCTCCTTGAGATAGTTGCTGAGGATACCAGGGCCATACTGAAGAAAATCCTGACAGACTCCATCATCTGA